In the Solanum pennellii chromosome 5, SPENNV200 genome, one interval contains:
- the LOC107019373 gene encoding uncharacterized protein LOC107019373 → MEEACYRKLILGGIQLGDEEIANARAPSRGDQVPPLEEVVVDDKAPTNTPPMTEAEMKAILTQMDQSITNQDQATTVQAQAMTAQANQEVAPRVHQQVSTMASRLRDFTRMNPPTFYGSKVDEDLQEFIDEVYKILYAMGVSTSEKAEMVKEAKAKRKDRDTKRARSFEGGAAKNRLEIQDNTRFKNRFSNQVPSEFPKSRDEKSPRPKVQKGKIESPSIDKPSCNECGKKNFCACLLLSDKCFGCGKVGHMVRDCPNAKKQE, encoded by the exons ATGGAGGAGGCTTG TTATAGGAAATTAATACTCGGAGGAATACAGCTAGGAGATGAGGAGATTGCGAATGCGAGAGCTCCTTCCCGTGGAGATCAAGTTCCTCCCCTTGAAGAggttgttgttgatgataaaGCTCCGACTAATActccacctatgacggaggCCGAGATGAAGgctattcttactcaaatgGACCAATCCATCACTAATCAAGACCAAGCCACAACagttcaagcccaagctatgacggcccaagccaaTCAGGAGGTTGCACCTAGGGTTCATCAACAAGTttctactatggcttcccgacTTAGGGACTTTActcggatgaatcctcctaccttttatgggtctaaggttgatgaagacctgCAAGAGTTTATTGATGAGGTATACAAGATACTTTATGCTATGGGAGTGTCtacaagtgagaaggccga GATGGTGAAGGAGGCTAAAGCTAAGAGGAAGGATAGGGATACAAAGAGGGCAAGGTCCTTTGAGGGTGGAGCtgcaaagaataggcttgagattcaagacaatACTAGATTTAAGAATAGATTCTCAAATCAAGTTCCATCCGAATTTCCTAAGTCTAGGGATGAAAAGTCCCCTAGGCCGAAAGTCCAAAAGGGGAAGATTGAGAGTCCGTCTATTGATAAACCATCTTGCAATGAATGTGGAAAGAAGAATTTTTGTGCTTGCCTCCTTTTGTCCGACAAATGCTTTGGTTGTGGGAAGGTCGGGCACatggtgagagattgtcctaatgCTAAGAAGCAAGAGTAG